CGTCGAGGGGCGGCACTTCCGCCGGGACTGGTCCACCGCGTACGACGTGGGCCGCAAGGCGGCGGCGCAGAACCTGGCCGACATCGCCGCCATGGGCGCCGTGCCGACCGCGCTGCTGCTCGGCCTGGTCGTGCCCGCCGAACTGCCGGTGACCTGGCCGACCGAGCTGATGGACGGACTGCGCGACGAGTGCCAGGTCGCGGGCGCCTCGGTGGTCGGCGGCGACGTGGTGCGCGGCGACACGATCACCGTCTCCATCACCGCGCTCGGCGACCTGCGCAACCAGGAGCCCGTCACCCGGGGCGGTGCCCAGCCCGGCGACCTCGTCGCGGTGACCGGCTGGCTCGGCTGGTCGGCGGCCGGTTTCGCCGTGCTGTCCCGCGGCTTCCGCTCGCCGCGCGCCTTCGTCGAGGCCCACCGGCGTCCCGAGCCGCCGTACCACGCGGGTCCGGCCGCCGCGGGGCTCGGCGCCACCGCGATGTGCGACGTGAGCGACGGACTCATCGCGGACCTCGGGCACATCGCGGAGGCCAGCAAGGTCAGGATCGACGTCCGCTCCGGCCAGATCGACATCCCGTCCCAGATGAACGACATCGGCCAGGCCGTCGGCGTCGACCCGATGCAGTGGGTGCTCACCGGGGGAGAGGACCACGCGATCGTGGCCACCTTCCCGCCGGACGTGAAACTGCCCGCCCGCTGGAAGGTCATCGGCGAGGTCCTCAACCCCTCCGCGCTGCCCCAGGTGACCGTCGACGGGGCGCCCTGGACCAGCAAGGGCGGCTGGGACCACTTCGGGGACGAGGTCGAGGCGTGAGGCCGCCCCTGGTCCTCACCGTGGCCGGCTCCGACTCGGGCGGCGGCGCCGGCATCCAGGCCGACCTCAAGACGATGCTCGCCCTCGGCACGCACGGCATGAGCGTGCTCACCGCGGTGACCGCGCAGAACTCCCTCGGTGTGCAGGGCGCCTGGGAGCTGCCCGTGGACGCCGTGCGGGCCCAGTACCGCAGTGTCGTGGACGACATCGGCGTCCAGGCGGTCAAGACCGGCATGCTCTCCTCCGCGGAACTGGTCGAGACGGTCGCCGAATTGATCGGCGGCACGGACGCCCCGGCGGTCGTCGACCCGGTCGGCGTCTCCAAGCACGGGGACGCGCTGCTCGCCGCCTCCGCCCTGGACTCCGTACGCACCAAGCTGCTGCCGGTCGCCACCGTCGCCACGCCGAACCTCGACGAGGTCG
This region of Streptomyces ambofaciens ATCC 23877 genomic DNA includes:
- a CDS encoding thiamine-phosphate kinase; this translates as MKGTVGELGEFGLIRELTSRLTTTPAVRVGPGDDAAVVAAPDRRVVASTDILVEGRHFRRDWSTAYDVGRKAAAQNLADIAAMGAVPTALLLGLVVPAELPVTWPTELMDGLRDECQVAGASVVGGDVVRGDTITVSITALGDLRNQEPVTRGGAQPGDLVAVTGWLGWSAAGFAVLSRGFRSPRAFVEAHRRPEPPYHAGPAAAGLGATAMCDVSDGLIADLGHIAEASKVRIDVRSGQIDIPSQMNDIGQAVGVDPMQWVLTGGEDHAIVATFPPDVKLPARWKVIGEVLNPSALPQVTVDGAPWTSKGGWDHFGDEVEA
- the thiD gene encoding bifunctional hydroxymethylpyrimidine kinase/phosphomethylpyrimidine kinase — translated: MRPPLVLTVAGSDSGGGAGIQADLKTMLALGTHGMSVLTAVTAQNSLGVQGAWELPVDAVRAQYRSVVDDIGVQAVKTGMLSSAELVETVAELIGGTDAPAVVDPVGVSKHGDALLAASALDSVRTKLLPVATVATPNLDEVAQLTGVHVESDTDLRRAAAAVLEYGPRWALIKGGHLHGDAVDLLTDGSQEHWLRAPRLDNRHTHGTGCTLASAVACGLAKGQPVPEAVKAAKAYVTGAIEAGFALGGGIGPVDHGWALGRDASSV